A segment of the Yersinia rochesterensis genome:
ACACCGGCCAACAGCCCACCAATCGCCACTTTCAGGAATTCTAGCGTCGCGCCGGAAACCGTAAACACCATGGTGCCCATCGCCACGGCAATGGCAAATTTCAGCGCCACCAGACCGGAAGCATCATTCATCAATGCCTCCCCTTCCAGTACGCCCATAATCGATTTAGGTATGCGCCCTTTCCCCACAATACCGGACAACGCCACCGCATCAGTTGGCGACAATACCGCCGCCAGCGCAAAGGCGGCGACCAGCGGAATACCCGGCACCATCCAGTAAATCAGGTAGCCGACGCCCACAATCGTGACCAACACCAAAGCCAGGGCTAGACCAAATATTTCCCGCCCATGGTGGATAAATTCCCGTGTCGGTGTTTTCCAGCCGTCAGCAAATAACAGCGGCGGAATAAACAGCACCAAGAATAATTCAGGGTCAAAATCAACATGCAAACCAAAGTGGGGGAAAGCCAATAAGGCACCAAAAACAATCTGCATTAATGGGAGAGGGATTTGAAACGGCAACATCCGGGTGACGACGCCGGAAAGCGACACCACCAAAATCAGGATGAGGATTGTAAAAAAGATTTCCATGCTTTCCTTAGACTCGACTCAACTTAATTTATCTCAACTTAAAACCTGAGCGCCCCCCCATAGACAGGGCCGAAGCGTAGCTTTTGATAGTAGATCAATTTTTTGCGCAGCGGGGAAAAAAATCGGTAATTGATGGCAGGAAAAACAAAGAAAATAGGGATATTAGTCTGGTGACAATATTGGGGGCAGGATACCCCCAATATCAGAGAGCTTAGATTGCCCAGCCACCAGCATAGAATGCCACCAGCGCAACCGCGATAATCACGGTGCCGAGGTTCAATTTACGCCATTCACCAGAGAAAATGCGGCCAATCACCAGTGAACTGAAGCCCAGCATAATACCGGTGACGATATTACAAGTCAGCACGATAAACACCGCGCAGAGTAGGCCGGACATTGCATCAACGAAATCTTCGAAATCCAATTTAGCGACATTGCTCAACATCAACAAACCGACATACATCAGCGCAGGTGCCGTCGCATATGCCGGAACCAAATAGGAAAGCGGAGAAAGGAACAGCATAAACAGGAACAAAATACCGACGACAGTGGCCGTCATACCGGTTTTGCCGCCAGCCGCCGTGCCAGCAGCGGATTCAATGTAAACTGCCGCTGGTGCCGCGCCGACCAAACCGGCGAAGATGCTGCTGACCGAGTCAGAGGTCAGCGCTTTGCCGCCACTGATAATCTGGCCGTCTTTATCCAGCAAGTTGGCTTGCCCAGCTACCGCGCGAATGGTGCCGGTAGCATCAAAGACTGCCGTCATCACCAACGCCAACACACTTGGCAGCACCACAGGATTCAGTGCGCCCATGATATCAAGACTGAAAATCAATGAGTTACCGTTAGCATCTGCCAGGCTTGGCATGGCAAACAGCCCTTGGTAAGTCACACTTGGGTCAAAAATCAGGCCGATAATTGAGATGGCAATAATCACCAACAGAATACCACCCGGTACCCGCAGTTTTTCCAGCCCGAAAATCACCGCCAAGCCCAATAACGTCATAATAACCGGGAAAGAAGTAAAAGCGCCCAGCGCGACTGGCAAACCTTCAATCGGGTTTTTGATTACCAAGCCGACACCATTCGCGGCAATGAGCAGCAAAAACAAACCAATACCAATGCCGGTACCGTGTGCTACGCCCATCGGCAAGTTACGCAATATCCACGAGCGGATACCGGTGACGGAGATAATAGTAAACAGCACGCCCATCAGGAATACCGCGCCCAAGGCGACAGGAATACTGATATGCTGGCCCAATACCAAGCTAAATGCTGTAAACGCCGTCAATGAGATGGCGCAGCCAATGGCCATTGGCAAATTCGCCCACAACCCCATCAACAAAGAACCCAAGCCAGCAACCAGACAGGTAGCAACAAACACTGCGGTTGGGGGGAAGCCCGCTTTACCTAACATACTCGGCACAACAATGACCGAATAAACCATGGCAAGAAAAGTCGTCAGGCCAGCCAGCACTTCCTGGCGTACATTACTGCCACGTTCACTAAGCTTGAAAAACGCATCAAGCGAACCTTTTGGCTTGACTGCCTGGTTCCCCTGAGGATTGGTGCTAGACATGGTTATGTCCCCTGTGTGTCATTTTAAAGTAGTCAGCAAGCCCGCGCCCTTTCCAAACGTAATCGTTTCCGTCTCTGCCGATTAACTCGTCAATTCTCCCAACGCCGATATGACGGAGAAAATAGCAAACGATTAGCTGGAAACACGCATGACTGAAAAAAAATCGAAGAAAAACTACAATAAGCGTCATTGTTGCAGGCAGTTTGGACGCGGCCAGCGCGCAAAAACCGGAGCGTACACTCGGTACGTGAGGATTTTTAGCACTGCCCAAGTTCAAAATGGCAAATAAAATAGCCTTATTGTAAGGCAAACGATTATCTAGCTATTCGTAGCGACTAATCAACATCAGAAAGCGACATTTAATGCATTTTCTTACATTAATTTGTCTGGGAGACATTAATTAGGGAACCCATGTAGATTTATCCATTTTCTAATTTGAAAGCGCCGCCCTTTTCAATCGCCTGCTGATAAGCCGGGCGCTGATGGATACGCACCAAGAAATTTTGCAGTTTTGGCAAGCCCTCAAGCCCATTACGGGTGTTGATTGCCTCGATAGGAAAACTCATTTGAATATCTGCGGCACTGAAATCACTGCCGGCAAACCATTGATTCTTTGCTAAATGTTGTTCCAGATAATCGCGATGAGTGGCTATTTGCTTATTCAAATAACTTTTTTGTACCCCATCACCCAATGCCTTGGCTACCGGGCGAATAATCCACGGCACTGGCGGCCCACCGAAGCGGCTGAAAATAAGCTTCATCACCAGCAACGGCATCAATGACCCTTCAGCATAATGCATCCAATAACGGAATTGTTGGCGATCATAATGGCCAGTGGGCTTAAACAAGCCCTGTGCATCATAGGTTTCCTGTAGATACTCGATAATGGCTCCTGATTCCGCCAGTGTCAGGTCGCCATCAGTAATCACTGGCGATTTCCCCAACGGGTGGATTTTTTTCAACTCCGGTGGTGCCAACAAGCTGCTGGGGTCGCGCTGATAGCGCTTCAACTCGTAGGGAACTTGTAACTCTTCCAGCATCCACA
Coding sequences within it:
- a CDS encoding glutathione S-transferase family protein; translated protein: MVIVHHLNNSRSQRILWMLEELQVPYELKRYQRDPSSLLAPPELKKIHPLGKSPVITDGDLTLAESGAIIEYLQETYDAQGLFKPTGHYDRQQFRYWMHYAEGSLMPLLVMKLIFSRFGGPPVPWIIRPVAKALGDGVQKSYLNKQIATHRDYLEQHLAKNQWFAGSDFSAADIQMSFPIEAINTRNGLEGLPKLQNFLVRIHQRPAYQQAIEKGGAFKLENG
- a CDS encoding NCS2 family permease, which gives rise to MSSTNPQGNQAVKPKGSLDAFFKLSERGSNVRQEVLAGLTTFLAMVYSVIVVPSMLGKAGFPPTAVFVATCLVAGLGSLLMGLWANLPMAIGCAISLTAFTAFSLVLGQHISIPVALGAVFLMGVLFTIISVTGIRSWILRNLPMGVAHGTGIGIGLFLLLIAANGVGLVIKNPIEGLPVALGAFTSFPVIMTLLGLAVIFGLEKLRVPGGILLVIIAISIIGLIFDPSVTYQGLFAMPSLADANGNSLIFSLDIMGALNPVVLPSVLALVMTAVFDATGTIRAVAGQANLLDKDGQIISGGKALTSDSVSSIFAGLVGAAPAAVYIESAAGTAAGGKTGMTATVVGILFLFMLFLSPLSYLVPAYATAPALMYVGLLMLSNVAKLDFEDFVDAMSGLLCAVFIVLTCNIVTGIMLGFSSLVIGRIFSGEWRKLNLGTVIIAVALVAFYAGGWAI